Genomic DNA from Oryza sativa Japonica Group chromosome 5, ASM3414082v1:
TTGCGCAAGAAAATCGTCAGCTAAATCGAGAGGAAAAATAGGGGCAGATTCGTGGCCATACCAATAGTGAGAGGAGGGTTCCGAGAGAGGAATCTGTTCAGGTGTCGCCGTCAGCGGAGCGCCGTTGGCGAGGGGTGGTGGGGGAAGGCAGCAGCCGGCAGAATAGGCTGGAGAGCAACGAGGAGGAAGAATGAGGAGAGGAGTGGATGACAGTGAAGAGGTTGAagtgggggagaggagagaagaaacaAACAGTATAGCGTAACGGTTGGGGTAGAGTAATTTGTACTAAATATATCCCGTAACCGCAACGGGAGGCCGTCCTGTAGATTTtctaattttcttttattttttaataaagcatttgtaaaatatatattttggttccAAAATTTTACATTTCTACACACCTAACACCCTTCtctcatatgatttttttatgacATACACAGTCTTGGTGTATGCTAATAGCCGTCTGATCGGGCTAGCTATTTGGCAGACGGCCCTACAAGGCTAAAAAGGGCCGCCTATAAAATGACCACCCGTTGAACCACCCGACAGATGAATAGATGATCATTAGTATGTGCTAACGGTCATCTGCCACCttataaaaaatattctttATGAGCGCGTTAGGtatgaatttctaaaattactagtaatatgcccgtgctacGCCACGGTGGCATAATATTTTGGTTAATAAATCATTAaatttcattaaaataaaattaagtaTCCTAGAATCGGTCAAATTTGGTGTTAATTCGATACAggttacataaaaatatatttaaggcAAAGTGCAATTCAAGAGCATCAACCATTATACCCAATCACTTTAATACATATTTGAAGATAACATATgtccaaataacaaaaaaaaagatagagaaCTATTACATTAAATTGCAGGCATAAACATGTCACCAGGTGATGCAACCATCAGGCCCGCCATAGCAAGTGATGCAGCTCATCTTGCACTAGGCGTTCGGTCTGACCAGTAGATAGAAAGAGCACAACACAGatcgaatgaaaaaaaaaaaactccagaaGAACAATACAACTCAACCACATTGAGCAAATTAGAGCAAAAATCAAATCGAGTTGGTATGTCGGCGGAACCAGTCTTTGAAGTCAAGGATGTAAAAGTGCTTAGCAGGTTCCAATGATGCTATCCTCGAAGAGTCTTCTTCTGAAGAATCTGATCATTGTTCCCTTCAAGACAGAATATAAGTGGCgatattttatatacaaattaTATACAAATCAAAGAACTATATTGTATATGTTTTAGGAAGCAATGATAATAAGATAATTTAaattcacacaaaaagaaataataGAGAATCATTATTGTCAATAAATTATATAGCATGTTGGACATTTGGAATCCATCGTAGTAATATATCATTTGGAATCCTGCATGTGAAATAGATGTATTCCTATAATACATCATAGAAAACATGTAAATACACTTAAAATTTACGAAATGTATTGAGAAATGTAATAACACGTTACGAAATGTAAGGATTGTATTTCAGTGAAATATACTGAAATTTACAAAATGTATTGAGAAATGTAATAATACGTTACAAAATGTAAAGATTGTCTTTCAGTGGCTTTCATAAGAACTCCAATACCAGAAAAAGAACTCCCCTCTACATAATTGAGGAAAAGAACACCACAATCTACCTGATAGCTTCAGGTCATCCAAACCAACTTCAAAAGATGACCCAGTGACCCTCTCAATCCACAGGTACCTGTAAACCTATAGTAAATGAAGTTCAAGCAGCAGTACATAATCGAAGTAACCTTACTTTTTTTAATCATGTTGTTAATCACAGAATATGGACCAGCGGCATCCACGAGCTTGAAGTGTAACTCTACAATAATCACAAGAGCAAAGACCAATTCATAGCTAATCCTGATACAATTTCGGAAACATGACAAAGTTATACTCCTGAGGAACTTGACCAGCAAGTGATGCACCATTCGTTTGCAATCGTTCAACACTaacaaaaaacaaataaagTTACAAGACAAAATGTATTTAAAAATCAAAGCAAGTAATTCCAAAGATATCAATATTTTGTTTCCTGGTCAGTTAAGAATTCATCTCAAACCatgaaaaaacatgaaaaaaaaatagacttCAACAATTAGAGCCCATTTCAAAAGAAGCGGTTTCAGTTCTCACAAATATAACAAGCAATTTGTTAATCTTAATACTGGTGGGCTAACCATATAAAGGCTAACATGGAAATGAAGCACATTAGTTAAACTTCAGATTCAGTAGTGGTAGAAAATTGGCATATTTAGGCATTGTATTATAGGAGTAGTTTTTTGAGCAGAAAGAAACTTTCACTTCATAGAGCAATATATTAGTAACTCCACTTCATGTAGCTAGAAAGTAACAGAGGAGCTTGATAAAATAGATGTGCAACGCTGATTAGAAATAtcaggatgatgatgatgcttgaTGATAACTCATCCAGATAAAGCAATGCTATATGCAGTGGCTTTTTAATATTCCACTCCATGATTCACATGACCTTTTTATCAAATAAAAGAAGGCAAATAACAGTAATAAGGTAATACTGGGAAGGGCAAGTCACCTTACTTTATATTTGATAGAACGGACTCAGAGAGTTCTTAATGGCCCATCTGTTACATCTTGTTATGTATGGACTTCCAAATCAGTTGCAGTTGAACAATAAAGGGAcatatcttaaaataaataaatctccttttttttctgggttaaaataaataaatctcaaAAGGATTTTATATGCAACTAAAGATCAAACAAATAGATATACTGCAGCCGAGTCCACATGTCCCTTGGAACACTGTCCAGGCTTGCTGATCGATTACGAAATATGAATTTATCTGCAAACTTTTAACTGCAATAGAAACAGGAGACAAATAAATCTCAGTCAAGAAACAAAGCTATTGTGTTGGGAATATCAGGTAAAATTGGACAGGTTAGCATATCTATATCACTATTAACATACTGACGTGACTCCAATAGTCATTAAAAAGTGAAGTATCTCATAGTAAATATATACACTAAAATAATAGGGTGTTCTACCCTGCAAAAATGAAATATTTGTCTGCACCATATGAAGTATTCGAGACCAAGGAACAATTCAATTTTAGTTTACATAGGCAGAGCTTCAAATCACAACATACAGTGAAAAATAGAGTAAATATGAGATAATAATAAGGATTAAAACAGTAACAGGAGTGCACCTCGATCATGCATTTCATCAAACAGTTGGTGTGCTGCCCATGGGCACACCAAGGAACCACCGTGATAGCTGATCTGGAAGACCTCCTCACTGTAATGGAAGGGTACCATCCGCAGCACACAGTAGCTGCACCCGCTGAAGGCCTAGGTGCAGACATTGAGGCTTGCCTGCGCGGCTTCAGCGATGGCGGCATGGAATTCTACATATCTATCGAACCCAACTTTTAAAACAATCTATACACTTGTGTAATCACTTGAACACCATGTGGATCAGTTTAATGATAACAAAATGaaacacactatataatctTATGATTATACCTAACTGTTAAGTTTGTATTCTTCTTGGTCCCTGAAAGAGAAATTTTCAGCTCCTGCACTTGAATCTTGCAAATTCAGGGTGAAAGGTAAACCAAATTGAGAGCTGCATTTATAATTTCATTTAGGATTTGTCATGTAAATTCAGGGTGAAGGTGAAACAATACCTCAGAGGTACTGTCATCGTGTGAAAGGATCAAAAGCAAAAATGACCAACTGATAAAATTATGAAATTTGGGATTTGGGGCAATGCCTTTTGTAGTTGATTAAGTACCCAGAATCAATGATTTACATAAAAATTGAGCTTttcattttatataattttcataGCATAATCAAACATTTTATCAATTTTGTTATTTTCATATCTATTGGAATTGCATTCTAACATGTATCGATCAAGCAAATTTGGAAATCAACGGATAAGACAATGAATCAGTGTGACATAGGGTCATAGTCGAAAGGTTGAATGTTGACATTATCACAAATTCAAGATTAACATATAGCATATTGCTACAGAttccattaatttatttttagctaGGGGAAAATTCTCATAATATGATCAGCATTCACGGAACAATTCATTGATCCTATTTGATAGCAGAAAGGAGAAGGAGAAAGTAAATGCAATCTGACAAGGGGCACATAAAGAAATTGATAAGGAGAGAAGGATGCGGAAAAGCAAACCTGAGATAATGCCGGCAGATGGCAACAGCTTTGCTGTTGTGTGGTAAAATCATTCATCGATGAGAATACTGGCACAACAGAAAGAAGGCGGGTGTGCATCAACCTCCGCGGTAGGAGTCATCTCTCCTCGGGCGTGTAGATAACGAAGAAGTTGCACACgatggagaggaggacggcAGGGATGGAGGTTGTCCGGTGGCGTGGAGGTGGGCAGTGGGCGTCCGGCTCCGGGGCGTCGAGGGTGAAGACAACTAAACATGGCGCACGGCAGGGATGCGCACGATGAAGACAGGCGATgagtgcggcggaggcggcagcaaaTGGGGAAGACCTCACCTCCGGTTCagtgcgcgacggcggcggaaggggacgACCTCGTGGGTAGCGGTGGActgtggcggcggctgcggatgGGGAAGACCTCGTCTTCGGCGGCAGCGGATGGGGACGACATCGGCTCCGGCCGAGACTGGGGACGGATGGGGAAGACCTCGcctccagcggcggcggatggggacgACGTCGACTCCGGCCGCGGCGGATGGGGAAGCTCCGGCGGTGGCTGGGGAAGACCTCGCCTCTGGTTcagtgcgcggcggcggcggaaggggacgATGACGTGAGAAGGGTCCGGCGGCGTCGCAGGATTCGGGTGACGGCGATCTCGGCGGCGTCGCAGGATTCGGGTGACGGCGATCTCGGCGGCGTCGAATGGGGCGATGCGACGCGATGGAACGACGATGCCCCTCACCTCCCCTGCTCTGCTCACGACTCGCGAGATGGGGATCGGATTCGATTCCGTCCTGACTGGCGTGGTTCTAGGGTTTCGCCGGTGGTGGGGGGAGGGGAAAGGATGAGCGGAGGGGCGCGAGCAGCGGCCagcgggacggcgacgacggcggtagGGCGATGATAGCGGCGGTGCCTGATCTGGAGGAATCGGTGGCAGTGGCGATTTGTGGCGGCGTATGTGGCAGATCGGCTGGTGGCGAGGTTAGGGTTTGGGCGCCGATGTGGAGCAGCCGTCGGCAGGGGGAGAGGGATGCGGGCGCTTGGGGatggggaggaaggaggatgaAGGCGACGCTAGGACGacggatcggcggcggcggcggttgataCGGAGGGGATCGAGGCAGTGGTCGAGAGGAAGATGGGAGAGAGGCGGAAGCGATATGAGCCATTGGATTAGACAATCTGGCGGCTCATATTCCGGCGCGATGCGAGCGCAGATGGTTGGGGCAACCTGGAGCGTCGATCCTGCGGGGAGGATCCTAGGAAAATACTCGACGTTGGATCGTTAggactcaccaccaccactactggTTTTTTAAATAGTAGAGAtgtaacaaaaatattttttaaatattttaacaaaaaatagagaaaagtTGGTATCTGTCCATAATTAGTTGGGTTAGTTCAGGTTGCCGAAATATCATGAATTTCGTTTTTTAGCCAAAGTCATTTAAACTTTTAACATATTTTTTactaaattcaaataaatttttatcaaattcatataaatcTGAAAATTTCTGGGGAGATTCACtactagagaaaccatctttggtcgatTGACTAAAATCCACAATAATCCCGGTTTgaatttcaaccgggactaaagatcatctttagtcccggttgaaagaGCTGACGTCACTTTTTacttttttagtcccggtttaaaagaaGACAGGCTGTGTCAGACCCCTCTAttatctttagccccggttggtgttatcaaccgggactaaagatccatttTTAATCCTGGTTCCTTATAACAAccgggagaaaaaaagaaaacgaaaaaaaaatcgcaGAGCAAGCGCCGCGCCTCCTCGATCCTCTCGCGCGCACAGCCTTACCCTCtcatctctcctcctctcccttcttaTTTTCTCCAATCTCCTTCTCAACTTCTCATCTCCTCCTTCTcttcccccttcctccccttcacctctcttccccctcccctgcAGGCGCGGTGCGCGGCTCCCTCCCCGACGCAGGCGCGGCCGCGCGCAGTGGACGGTGGatgcggccacggcggcgcatGCGGTGGCGTGCGGTAGAAGCGGCCGCGGTGGGGGCcgggcggccgcgcggcggctggGCTGCGGcccggtggagggcggcggccagGCGGTGGTTGGGCTGCGGTTGTGGCGGAGCAGGCGACGGCGTGCGGAAgaagcggccgcggcggcggctgggctgCGGcctggcggagggcggcgggcaggcgacggcggcagtggaggatttgtttttttttcggatttgtgatgaatttgcttttgagaatttgtgatgtatttgatctgtgtgcgatgtgaatatgtgatgtatttgtgatgtttGTATTTGAAGATGGTGGATTTGTAATTGATCGATTTGAGATTTGGAGATGATGTTTTGTTCTGTGATTCTGGGGGATgtggtgaaatcaatattcaaagtAGAAAACAATACAAGAAAAGAGAAACTACCAACCGGATCTGacttcatctttagtcccggttggtaacaccaaccgggactaaaaatggcgttaccaaccgggactaaaaatcgatctttagtcccggattcgtagtcccggttggaaaaccgggactacagatgTTTACAAACCGGTAGTAAAAAAGCCTTTCTCTACCAGTGATTTGTGTTGCTGCTAAAGTCCAAAATTTTGAACCTGGGTTAGTTTATATAGGCTCGTTCTAAATACGAGCATTGCTCCCGTCCATCAGGTACCACGGTACTAGCCCGGTACCAAATCTCAGCTATTCATTCAGCTCGATCAGATGGTGGAAATTATAAGGTACCTCCACGTACATATTTGCCCATGAGCTGGTACCGGAATACTTAGAGTGGTGGAAAGGTAATGTTGTTTTTTCGCGTAGGGAGTATGCGTTTTGAGTGGTGGAACTAGGGTTTTTGCAATCTCAATCTCAATTCCCCTCTAATACGTGGGAGGTGGCGGCAGTGGCTAATCCGTAGGAGGTGGCGTGCGAAGTGGTCCgctggcggcagcgacggctgATTCGTGGGAGGTGGTGGTGTCTGATTCGtgggaggcggcgatggcggggcATGGATGTGGGCATGTGGCGCGACTATGCCGTTCCGTTTCTGCGCTCGGAGGGAGGAATAGATGAGAAAGAAGCGGTGAGGAGGGAGGAAAGAAAGAGCGCCGCCTAGGGAGGAAAGCGGTGGCGCGATTCCGGAGATCATTCCGCTTCTCTTTCTTATTTCCCAATCGTACCCCCTAAAGATGGACGGCCAGATTTGATTTTGTACCTCCCGGTGCTAGTACCTACCAGTACAATCTACCGGACGGAAGAAAATCTCTCTAAATACATCCTTTTAAAATCTTATTAATCAATTTACcccatttttaaaattattcatACGTTTGTTTAGCCACCAAGATTTGAATTCGAGGATTTTTGCCGACCAAGAGGGTATAGGTCAAACCTTGGCTGAGATCCCAAAGCTCCACTAAAACCCCTCTCTCCACCTGGCCACCTCGTTCCCCTTCGCCACGCTTCCACTctgctcgtcctcctcctcctccccttctccgcAGCAACAGCCCAAACGGGCGCGGGCGCCAATGGAGACCGCGGCGATGCCAAGATCTCCGTGCtgctccctcccctccgcccgtgtcctcccctcccgcctTCCCCTCCTGCCCCGCCCCGCGCCGGCGGCTCTCTCGGCCCCGGCCGCCAGGCCGGTCGTGgcccggtgcgccgccgccgccggccacgggGGCGAGGGCGAGATGCCCATAGAGAAGAGTCGGTACCTTCTTCGCCCTTGTTGAACTCTTGTTTGTTTGTATTgctattggaattaattgtttGGGTCACTGGACTGGTTCCGTGTGTTTCTGGGGTGGTGATCTCTCTGGTGGTTCAGGGTTTCCTCCCTTCCCGGCTGTGATGGACATCAACCAAATCCGCGATATCTTGCCGCACAGGTAAATGGTTTTCTTTGGGTTACTCTATTCTTTCTTTTGTTATTCAGGTTGTTTGTTTAAGCATGATTATGTGCATAGCTTCGATTGGATTGATCATGGAACATTGAGCCAATTCCTTATTAGTTATATACGTGTGGATTGTGGCATTTAATCAAGCAATTCACGGGGTGCTAGACTGCTAGTGCGTTTGACTGAAGGAAACTTCTGATGCGATTGTACGAAACAGATTCTGATTAGTGCTCTACAAGATCCATTAGTTACATCAGTTATATGCCGTGTGCCGCTTTGGAAAGGTGATCTTCTGGAGTGTGTACATTGACCCGAGTTTCTCTAGCTATAAGACTTGGTCATAATGAACATAAAAATAGCATCACTtccaaaaaaagaagagaggggaatGAGAAGAAGTGttgttcttctttcttttctgaaaAAAGAGCGGTTTTATATGTGCTGTAAAACCTTGCAGAATGCTAATAACCAAACAGCATGGCATTGTCAACGAAGgggaaaatagtttttttttgggttatGGATTTGCTATCACATGTTTATTTGATCAAGCATACTTAAGTTTCTTCTGTTAACTAGTATGTTTTTGTGGGTGTGCATGTAGGTTTCCATTCCTTCTGGTTGATAGAGTGATTGATTACAAGCCAGGGGAATATGCTGTTGGGATCAAGAATGTTACAATAAATGATAACTTCTTCCCAGGGCATTTTCCGGAGAGACCTATAATGCCTGGTGTTCTTATGGTGGAGGTATACATTGATTTTGTTTGCCAGTACGTTTGTGTTCATATGTTGCTTAATTTACATTTAACAATTTCTAAGTTGTGGTTACTTTACTGGTGCTTCCCTTGAAATTATAATCATTTGGCCTTGTTTCAGCATGACAGGTTTTCCTTGCTCATTTTCTTTACTACTGAACATAATGTTGTCAtaattaaactaaaaaaataagcaTTCTTATTTAACTTGGCACAATGGGTTGAGTGCCTGAAGAGTTAACGAACTATTGGGGTGATGAACTGAGTGAACTGTCCTTGATTATTGTAGTTATAACTGGTAGTGCTAGGTGGTAGCAACACACATAAGTATCTTAGGCTTATACGTTTATGCTACATAGATAGCAATCATGACCTAATGATCTGCAAGCTTCTTGATGCATTGAATTATAAAGGCTATAAAAGGATTTCAAAATAATCTGGTATTTGATGCTATTGTTTGGTGTCCTCCTTGAGGCGTAGGTGtaacttttccttttctttctgtttGATGAGAACATGCGTGCTCGATCTTAGGTATTTCCTCTGGTCTAGCATCAGCAAGACAACTCCCTGCCTAGTGACAAAATAGTTTTTACCTTGATGTGCAGGCAATGGCCCAGGTTGGAGGTCTGGTTATGTTGCAACCTGAAGTTGGTGGATCTCGAGAGAACTTCTTTTTTGCAGGGATTGATAAAGTGAGATTTCGTAAGCCTGTGATTGCTGGAGACACCTTGATTATAAGGATGACTCTGATCAAGTTGCAGAAGAGGTTTGGAATCGCAAAGATGGAAGGAAAAGCATATGTTGGAGGCGACCTAGTATGTGAGGGAGAGTTCTTGATGGCAACCGGATCTGAATAAGGTACAAGGCAATGGTGCAGCTTCATTGCCTACCACAATCAAGTTTTGGACCATGTTTGTAACAGTGTACTGTAGCTCCTATAGTCTAGTCTCGATGGTGATGCTTAATGCAGGACTGCTGAGCTATAAAATGCTTTTTATGCCGATGATGGTAAAATTGAATCAACCAGATATGTATATGGACGACGTCTTTGCTTTTTGAAAATAATCCTGCAAAAATGTTCGCAAGCTTGAGTTGTACAGAGTGCAACTTGTTACACATAAGCCATCTATTGTTTTCAAttctttttcagtttttaaGGGGATGTATTGGTTCAATCAGGGGTGTACGGCGCCACGGCGGTTAGACACTTTAGACCATCTGAAGAAATCCCCTGCTGTtcacatttttctttttcctatgTGTAAATTGTTTAACGTAAACATCTTATATCTGCTTGAGAAAAATATTGTTTCAGCAAACTTCTAAATGTAATGGGTACCCATATTGCTGACAACAAAATATGCATGAATTACTTGCCTATGGTCTATGACAGGGCAAGGGCAGATGCTCCACTACTTATATTGGAATTGGGATCCAGAAGAACTCCATGATGAACAGTATCAACAGCGGATTGCTTGGATCCATTGGCATACCTACAGACCATCTTTGTGCCACTCCTAATTATTCGACTCTCACGGGATATGGTCGATTCAGACCTAACAAATGATTGAATCAAAAGATAAGGAAAATGTGCTCCGCTTTATCCTTTTTGTCTTCCCATCatcaaacagaaaagaaaaaaagaaatagtaaTGAACTGTTTCGAAAAACTAATAAATTGCATACACTGTCATCTTGAAGAATCTAGCTAACCTCCAATATTATCATTTCAAGTTTTCCTTTTGAAAAAATCATTTCAAAAGTTACAACATCTAAAACCGTTTTATCGTATGCTCTGCTGCTGACACACAAGTATTAGTtgcttttatttgtttttgttttccttttaagTCGAACGGAAATGACTTATGAGAATGAGAGCGTAATCTAGTCACTGTGCAGGTGTCCTATAGCGGagccgagctcgccgtcgtcgccacaaTCGGGCTCCTCACCGTGTACTTGCCGGCGTCGTCGACCCACGTCAGCGACCCATGGAGCACCTCGTCGGTCTTGTTCTTCATCTGCCCGCGGATC
This window encodes:
- the LOC4338898 gene encoding uncharacterized protein — protein: METAAMPRSPCCSLPSARVLPSRLPLLPRPAPAALSAPAARPVVARCAAAAGHGGEGEMPIEKRFPPFPAVMDINQIRDILPHRFPFLLVDRVIDYKPGEYAVGIKNVTINDNFFPGHFPERPIMPGVLMVEAMAQVGGLVMLQPEVGGSRENFFFAGIDKVRFRKPVIAGDTLIIRMTLIKLQKRFGIAKMEGKAYVGGDLVCEGEFLMATGSE